A genome region from Primulina eburnea isolate SZY01 chromosome 9, ASM2296580v1, whole genome shotgun sequence includes the following:
- the LOC140841732 gene encoding uncharacterized protein yields the protein MAAAAIFFMVVIYTPLLTYAELNADTRAEIQALTSIKLSLQDPLGALGDWDPSTPAAPCDWRGVSCDGRRVTELRLPNLQLGGTLSPGISNLRMLRKLSLRSNTINGSIPLSVFQCTLLRSIFLQDNSFIGPIPPEISNLTSLLILNVAGNQLSGEIPGELPGNLRLLDLSSNALSGEIPGNISSGSQLQLINLSHNKISGEIPSSFGELQNLQYLWLDFNSLQGKLPSTLTNCSALVHFSAEGNAIGGVVPSPVGELPKLQVISLSHNNLSGPIPASFLCKESGSSSSIRIVKLGFNGFTEIGKPASAACFSALQVLDLQKNKVNGKFPQFLTNVSTLTSLDLSGNLFSGSLVDEIGNLEKLEELKLAYNSFSGVIPAGIKKCVNLKVLDLEGNLFVGVVPAFLGELKSLNALSLGGSNFSGSIPSSFGNLSALEGLNLSNAGLTGELPDEIMVWSNLSSLDLSWNMLSGDIPTSIGNLKKLTVLNLSNNGFSGSIPESIGTLFKLTVLDLSKQNLSGILPNNLVGLPNLQVIAFQENMFSGEVPEGLSSLLGLQYLNLSFNSFSGQISPTFGFLKSLVVLSLANNHISGSIPSELGNCSALEVIDLRSNALSGSIPTDFSRLSLLSVLDLGKNNLTGEIPEELSNCSSLTSLLLDSNHLTGYIPGNLTLIASLSNFNVSNNDLSGEIPVILGSRFNNQSAFVGNQGLCGMPLDKKCEQSSNGNKKNRLILFIAVAASGILLMLSCCCFYIYSFLRWRERVQKGNAGEKKPSPPTASSRTSGGRGSSESSGPKLIIFNNKITLAETIEATRQFDEENVLSRTRQGVVFKACFNDGMVLAIRRLPNGSLDMNTFRKEAESLGRVKHRNLTVLRGYYAGSPDIRLLVYDYMPNGNLGTLLQEASHQDGHVLNWPMRHLIALGISRGLAFLHTNSMVHGDVKPQNVLFDADFEAHLSDFGLDKLTLAPSSEPSTSTSVGTLGYVAPESSLTNEVTKESDVYSFGIVLLELLTGKRPIMFTEDEDIVKWVKRQLQRGQISELLEPGLLELDPESSEWEEFLLGIKVGLLCTGSDPSERPTMTDIVFMLEGCRVGPDIHSSADPTSMPSPA from the coding sequence ATGGCCGCCGCTGCTATCTTCTTCATGGTGGTTATCTACACCCCACTCTTAACCTACGCCGAGTTGAATGCCGACACTCGAGCCGAGATCCAGGCTTTGACTTCGATCAAGCTCAGCCTCCAAGACCCCCTCGGCGCGCTCGGTGACTGGGACCCATCAACTCCGGCGGCACCCTGCGATTGGCGCGGTGTGTCATGCGACGGCCGTCGGGTTACGGAGCTGCGCCTCCCCAACCTCCAGCTCGGGGGTACTCTTTCCCCGGGAATCTCTAACCTGCGCATGCTGCGGAAGCTCAGCCTTCGCTCCAACACAATCAATGGCAGCATTCCTTTGTCTGTCTTCCAGTGCACGCTCCTCCGCTCAATCTTCCTCCAAGACAACTCATTCATCGGCCCTATCCCGCCGGAGATCTCGAATCTCACTAGCCTTTTGATCCTCAACGTTGCAGGCAATCAACTTTCCGGTGAAATCCCCGGCGAGCTTCCAGGAAACCTCCGGTTGTTGGACCTTTCATCGAACGCATTATCGGGTGAGATTCCCGGAAATATTTCGAGCGGGTCTCAGCTTCAGCTCATCAATTTGTCGCACAACAAGATTTCCGGTGAGATTCCTTCCAGTTTTGGGGAGCTTCAGAATCTTCAATATCTTTGGTTGGACTTCAACAGTTTGCAAGGTAAGTTACCTTCGACTCTGACGAACTGTTCGGCGCTCGTTCATTTCAGCGCCGAGGGTAATGCAATCGGCGGTGTCGTGCCGTCGCCGGTAGGAGAACTACCGAAGCTTCAAGTCATATCCTTGTCGCATAATAATTTATCTGGTCCAATACCGGCTTCTTTTTTGTGTAAGGAGTCTGGTTCTTCCTCATCAATACGGATAGTGAAGCTTGGATTCAATGGGTTTACTGAGATTGGTAAGCCAGCATCTGCTGCGTGTTTCAGTGCTCTTCAAGTTTTGGATCTCCAAAAGAATAAGGTCAATGGGAAATTTCCGCAGTTTCTGACCAATGTTTCGACACTAACTTCGTTGGATTTGTCTGGGAATTTATTTTCTGGTTCATTAGTGGATGAAATAGGTAATTTGGAGAAATTGGAAGAGTTGAAATTAGCATATAACTCGTTTAGTGGAGTTATTCCCGCTGGCATTAAAAAATGCGTGAATTTAAAAGTTCTTGATCTTGAAGGGAACTTATTTGTTGGAGTGGTCCCGGCATTCTTGGGCGAGTTGAAAAGTTTGAATGCTTTAAGTCTTGGAGGGAGTAACTTTTCGGGTTCAATCCCTTCCAGTTTTGGTAATTTATCGGCCCTGGAAGGACTGAATTTAAGCAATGCTGGGCTAACAGGAGAATTGCCTGATGAAATAATGGTGTGGAGCAATTTAAGTTCTTTGGATTTGAGCTGGAACATGTTGTCTGGGGATATTCCTACAAGCATTGGTAATTTAAAGAAGCTTACGGTTTTAAATCTTAGCAACAATGGTTTTTCGGGTTCTATCCCAGAAAGTATTGGGACTTTGTTCAAGTTGACAGTTCTTGATTTGAGCAAACAGAATTTATCTGGGATATTGCCTAATAATCTTGTTGGTTTGCCTAATCTGCAAGTGATTGCATTTCAAGAGAATATGTTTTCGGGGGAAGTTCCTGAAGGTTTAAGTAGCTTGTTGGGGTTGCAGTATTTAAAtctttctttcaattcattttccGGTCAAATTTCTCCCACATTTGGTTTCTTGAAGTCATTAGTTGTTCTGTCGTTGGCCAATAATCACATTTCGGGATCTATTCCTTCGGAACTGGGTAATTGTTCAGCTCTCGAAGTTATTGATCTCCGTTCAAATGCTTTGAGTGGTTCGATTCCGACTGATTTTTCTCGTCTCTCGCTGTTGAGTGTGCTTGATTTGGGAAAGAACAATCTTACAGGAGAAATTCCAGAAGAACTCTCTAATTGCTCTTCGCTGACATCTCTTTTGCTTGACTCAAATCATTTGACCGGATATATTCCAGGCAATCTCACATTAATTGCTAGCCTTTCCAATTTCAATGTGTCCAACAATGACTTATCCGGTGAAATCCCAGTGATCTTAGGTTCTAGGTTCAACAATCAGTCAGCTTTTGTGGGTAACCAGGGGCTATGTGGGATGCCATTGGATAAGAAATGTGAGCAAAGTAGTAACGGCAACAAGAAAAACAGGCTGATCTTGTTCATTGCTGTTGCTGCCAGTGGAATCCTTCTGATGTTATCTTGTTGCTGCTTCTACATTTACAGTTTCTTGCGGTGGCGCGAGAGGGTTCAAAAAGGCAACGCCGGGGAAAAGAAGCCGAGCCCGCCTACTGCCAGTTCAAGAACAAGTGGTGGTCGTGGAAGCAGCGAAAGCAGTGGACCCAAGCTTATTATCTTCAATAACAAGATAACATTAGCAGAAACAATAGAAGCAACAAGGCAGTTTGACGAAGAAAATGTCCTCAGCAGAACTCGACAGGGTGTAGTTttcaaggcttgcttcaacgATGGAATGGTGCTCGCTATTCGTAGACTGCCAAATGGATCCCTTGACATGAACACATTTAGGAAAGAAGCTGAATCGCTAGGCAGAGTGAAGCATCGAAACTTAACCGTTTTACGTGGATACTATGCTGGATCACCTGACATTAGACTCCTCGTTTACGACTACATGCCTAATGGAAACCTCGGAACCTTGCTTCAAGAAGCATCACACCAAGATGGCCATGTCCTCAACTGGCCAATGAGGCACCTCATTGCCCTTGGCATATCCCGTGGCCTTGCCTTCCTCCACACAAACTCAATGGTTCACGGAGATGTGAAGCCACAAAACGTGCTGTTTGATGCCGATTTCGAAGCCCATTTATCCGATTTTGGATTAGACAAGCTCACACTCGCTCCATCATCCGAACCATCCACCTCAACATCAGTTGGAACACTAGGTTATGTAGCACCAGAATCATCACTTACAAATGAAGTGACTAAAGAATCAGATGTCTATAGTTTCGGGATTGTTTTGTTAGAACTATTGACCGGCAAAAGGCCCATAATGTTCACTGAAGATGAAGATATAGTGAAATGGGTGAAAAGGCAACTCCAGAGAGGTCAAATTTCAGAGCTTTTAGAACCAGGATTGCTTGAATTAGACCCTGAATCATCAGAATGGGAGGAGTTCTTGCTAGGAATAAAAGTCGGATTGCTTTGCACTGGATCCGATCCATCCGAACGACCCACAATGACAGACATCGTGTTCATGCTCGAAGGATGCCGGGTTGGACCCGACATCCACTCATCAGCTGACCCAACTTCCATGCCTTCTCCGGCTTGA
- the LOC140841733 gene encoding pentatricopeptide repeat-containing protein At1g62260, mitochondrial: MGLGNLTCSSSSFSQIFNFRTVQWWRFSTDRVFSTQKTNPSRFPPQLLKENKKITQMIQSGKIQDARMLFDKLPQRNTVTWNSMLTGYVQNRDIARARKFFDAMPERDVISWNLMISGYMSCYRRGYVDEGRLLFDEMPARDSVSWNTMISGYAKNGRMDDALMLFNSMPEKNVVSWNAMITGFLNNGDVESATDLFKRMPKRDAASLSAFVSGLIQNDELDEAAKVLIGYEEIGDEKKDLVHAYNTLIAGYGQKGRVGDALFLFNLIPPCSSKENGRHARFGKNVVSWNSMIMCYVKAGDMTRAKDLFDQMEDRDTFTWNTMISGYVHVSAMEEATDLFSKMPAPDALSWNSILSGFAQLGKMELALDFFERMPNKNKVSWNTIIAGFEKNADYKEAIDHFVQMQSAGEKPDRFTLSSLLSVCAESVAQTLGIQIHQLVTKFVIPDVPLNNSLITMYARCGAIFEAKKVFNEIEFQRNVISWNAMIGGYASHGFAEEAIELFESMKLLKVRPTYITFISVLNACAHAGLVEQGKSYFKSMVQDFGIERRVEHYASLVDVIGRHGQVEEAMDIINWMNLQPDKAVWGALLGACRVHNNVEFARVAAEALMKLEPESSGPYVLLYNMYADAGRWNDADEIRILMERNNIKKERGYSSVNSSYP; encoded by the coding sequence ATGGGGTTGGGAAATTTGACCTGTTCTTCGTCTTCGTTTTCGCAAATATTCAACTTCCGGACCGTGCAATGGTGGCGATTTAGTACCGATCGAGTATTCTCAACACAAAAAACCAACCCCTCTCGTTTCCCTCCACAACTTTTaaaagagaataagaaaatcacGCAGATGATCCAAAGCGGCAAGATCCAAGATGCAAGAATGTTGTTTGATAAATTACCTCAGAGAAACACAGTGACTTGGAACTCCATGCTCACTGGGTATGTTCAAAATCGGGATATTGCGAGAGCGCGGAAATTTTTTGATGCAATGCCGGAAAGGGACGTTATCTCATGGAATTTGATGATTTCAGGGTACATGTCATGTTACAGAAGGGGCTATGTAGATGAAGGTAGGCTCTTGTTTGATGAAATGCCTGCGAGGGATTCCGTTTCTTGGAACACTATGATTAGTGGGTACGCAAAGAATGGTAGGATGGATGATGCTCTGATGCTGTTCAATAGTATGCCGGAGAAGAATGTGGTTTCTTGGAATGCAATGATCACGGGGTTTTTGAATAATGGCGATGTTGAGAGCGCTACTGATTTATTTAAGAGAATGCCGAAGCGAGATGCTGCGTCTCTGAGTGCATTTGTGTCTGGCTTGATTCAGAACGATGAATTGGACGAGGCAGCAAAAGTTTTAATTGGATATGAAGAAATAGGCGATGAGAAAAAAGACTTGGTTCATGCTTATAATACTTTAATTGCAGGATATGGTCAGAAAGGAAGGGTGGGGGAtgctctttttctttttaaccTGATACCTCCTTGTAGTAGCAAGGAGAATGGGAGACATGCGAGGTTTGGAAAGAATGTAGTGTCATGGAACTCAATGATCATGTGTTATGTGAAAGCAGGGGATATGACGCGTGCCAAGGACTTATTCGATCAGATGGAAGACCGAGATACTTTTACATGGAACACGATGATTAGTGGATATGTTCATGTTTCGGCCATGGAAGAGGCTACAGATCTCTTCTCTAAGATGCCAGCTCCTGATGCATTATCATGGAATTCAATATTATCGGGTTTCGCTCAGCTAGGAAAGATGGAGCTCGCTCTTGATTTCTTTGAGAGAATGCCTAACAAAAACAAGGTTTCTTGGAATACCATAATAGCTGGATTCGAGAAAAATGCAGATTACAAAGAAGCAATTGATCATTTTGTTCAGATGCAGTCTGCAGGAGAGAAACCTGATCGATTCACTCTCTCTTCTCTTCTTAGTGTTTGTGCGGAATCTGTTGCTCAAACACTTGGAATCCAGATTCATCAGCTGGTAACAAAATTTGTCATACCCGACGTACCGTTGAATAACTCTTTGATTACCATGTATGCAAGATGTGGGGCAATATTTGAAGCAAAGAAGGTTTTCAACGAGATTGAATTTCAGAGGAATGTAATCTCTTGGAACGCCATGATTGGAGGATATGCATCTCATGGATTCGCTGAGGAGGCCATCGAACTTTTCGAGTCAATGAAGTTGTTGAAAGTACGGCCAACTTATATCACGTTTATATCGGTTTTGAATGCATGTGCTCATGCTGGCCTAGTGGAACAAGGCAAGTCATATTTTAAATCCATGGTTCAAGATTTTGGTATTGAACGTAGAGTGGAACACTATGCCTCCCTTGTGGATGTTATTGGCAGGCATGGACAGGTTGAGGAGGCCATGGATATTATTAACTGGATGAATCTTCAGCCAGACAAGGCTGTGTGGGGGGCCTTGTTGGGTGCTTGTCGTGTGCACAATAATGTCGAGTTCGCAAGAGTAGCGGCTGAAGCATTAATGAAACTTGAACCAGAAAGCTCTGGGCCCTATGTCTTGCTATACAACATGTATGCCGATGCTGGAAGATGGAATGATGCTGATGAAATCAGGATCTTGATGGAGAGAAACAATATTAAAAAGGAACGAGGTTATAGTAGTGTGAATTcgagttatccataa
- the LOC140840902 gene encoding protein FAR1-RELATED SEQUENCE 5-like, whose protein sequence is MAISSAIHPTLAKDYPAPSFPSSPSGYFDAGLRVLPSPLLKFIPYLHQKASGAAKHRRTSSRALDNVEEVGVSNLESVIHRDVEVLVLKKVINATFLALTNFKLKSLNVLVRVSKDEKRSNAQIPVYLKPTSRSKCKAKLRITRQRGGEWTVGRFVMEHNHEMLAVDQRHLLRSSRNISYAQKSILESMVNSGITVSNAVSYMINEAQGPQNLSFIRKDAYDHLGRIKKQTKVENGDASALLHHFINKSNKESNFYWNVQLDDDNRVMNFFLRDSRCEVDYEFFGDILSVDTTYRTNRYNLICAPFVGINQHRQNVLFGLAFMSDETESSFEWLFKTFLDSMNGKQPETIFTDQCQAMMNAIETIFPHSHHRLCQWHINQNAPSHFGSLNGDSSFKRLWNKCMTHCESEEEFESTWSTMIDKYDLSGHK, encoded by the exons ATGGCAATAAGCAGCGCAATTCACCCCACACTCGCAAAAGACTACCCAGCTCCTTCTTTCCCATCAAGCCCAAGCGGATATTTCGATGCTGGCCTTAGG GTTTTGCCATCTCCATTGTTAAAATTCATTCCATACCTCCACCAAAAAGCCAGCGGTGCTGCTAAGCACCGGCGTACATCGTCCAGAGCACTAG ATAATGTTGAAGAGGTTGGAGTTTCAAATTTGGAATCTGTGATACATAGAGATGTTGAG GTTTTAGTGTTAAAAAAGGTGATCAACGCTACTTTCCTGGCACTAACGAACTTCAAGCTAAAGAGTTTGAATGTTCTTGTGAGGGTTAGTAAAGATGAAAAACGTTCTAATGCGCAAATACCTGTTTACTTGAAGCCGACAAGTAGAAGTAAATGTAAAGCGAAGCTCAGAATAACTAGGCAACGTGGTGGAGAATGGACGGTCGGTAGATTTGTCATGGAACATAATCACGAAATGCTTGCGGTTGATCAAAGACATTTGTTGAGATCATCACGCAATATTTCATATGCTCAAAAATCTATTTTGGAGTCCATGGTAAATTCTGGGATAACAGTGTCTAATGCTGTCTCTTATATGATAAATGAAGCACAAGGACCACAGAATTTGAGCTTTATTCGAAAAGATGCATATGATCATCTTGGTCGCATAAAAAAACAAACGAAAGTTGAGAACGGAGATGCTTCTGCATTACTTCATCATTTCATAAACAAGTCAAATAAAGAGTCAAATTTTTATTGGAATGTGCAATTAGATGATGACAATAGAGTCATGAACTTCTTCCTTAGGGATTCCAGATGTGAAGTTGATTATGAGTTTTTTGGTGATATATTATCAGTTGACACGACTTATCGCACAAATCGGTACAATTTGATATGTGCTCCTTTCGTTGGAATTAATCAGCACAGACAAAATGTTCTGTTTGGCTTGGCATTTATGTCAGATGAAACCGAGAGTTCATTTGAATGGTTGTTCAAAACTTTTCTTGATTCTATGAATGGGAAACAACCTGAAACAATTTTTACAGATCAATGCCAAGCAATGATGAATGCAATTGAAACAATTTTTCCACATTCACACCATCGGTTATGTCAATGGCACATAAACCAAAATGCTCCATCACACTTTGGTAGTTTGAATGGTGATTCTAGTTTTAAAAGATTGTGGAATAAATGCATGACTCATTGTGAATCTGAAGAAGAATTTGAATCCACATGGAGTACTATGATTGATAAATACGATCTGAGTGGCCACAAATAG
- the LOC140841735 gene encoding histone H1: MLATAEATKPKAEKKTPAVKEKKPKAAKTSSHPPYFEMIKEALLALNEKGGSSPYAIAKYMEEKHKSVLPANFRKILGLQLKNSTLKGKLIKIKASFKLSDAGKKNNPKPAAKKPAAVSKKAAAATKATAKKPKAAPAAKKATVTSVGTKRKAVTKKAEGVKKVAPKKAAAAKPKQPKSIKSPAAKKTKRVKA; encoded by the exons ATGTTGGCCACCGCAGAAGCCACGAAGCCAAAGGCGGAGAAGAAGACTCCGGCCGTGAAAGAGAAAAAACCCAAGGCGGCTAAAACTTCTTCTCACCCTCCATACTTCGAG ATGATCAAGGAGGCTTTGTTAGCATTGAATGAGAAGGGTGGATCGAGTCCCTACGCAATCGCAAAGTACATGGAAGAGAAGCACAAATCTGTTCTACCGGCGAATTTCAGGAAAATTCTAGGCCTTCAGTTGAAGAACTCCACTCTGAAAGGAAAGCTCATCAAAATCAAGGCTTCATTCAAGCTATCCGACGCCGGAAAGAAGAATAACCCCAAGCCCGCCGCCAAGAAACCTGCCGCTGTTAGCAAGAAAGCCGCCGCCGCCACAAAGGCCACCGCAAAGAAACCTAAAGCAGCACCAGCAGCAAAGAAAGCCACAGTTACCTCCGTGGGTACAAAAAGGAAAGCGGTGACGAAGAAAGCGGAGGGTGTGAAGAAGGTGGCTCCGAAGAAGGCAGCTGCAGCCAAGCCGAAGCAACCGAAGAGCATTAAATCGCCGGCTGCAAAGAAAACCAAGAGGGTTAAAGCTTAG